One window of Candidatus Limnocylindrales bacterium genomic DNA carries:
- a CDS encoding transposase, translating to GQERTGKRYQQAFAAFAQLSEWTLSDPGETIEPVAIRCGSAFECLIRPGKPTQNCYVESFNGRLRDECLNENWFASLREARIVIEGWRREYNTERPHGSLGKLTPDEYRRQFRRPLTGETMTAGLA from the coding sequence GGACAGGAAAGGACAGGAAAGCGGTACCAGCAAGCCTTCGCGGCATTCGCGCAGTTGTCAGAATGGACCTTATCGGACCCGGGCGAGACCATAGAACCGGTGGCGATACGATGCGGAAGTGCGTTTGAATGTCTTATCCGCCCAGGCAAGCCGACGCAGAACTGCTACGTCGAGAGTTTCAACGGCCGATTGCGCGACGAATGTCTGAACGAGAACTGGTTTGCGAGCCTGCGAGAGGCGCGCATCGTGATCGAGGGATGGAGACGGGAGTACAACACGGAACGACCCCACGGATCGCTTGGAAAGCTCACGCCGGATGAGTACCGGAGGCAATTCCGACGACCGCTAACTGGAGAAACAATGACCGCGGGACTGGCATAA